One Alkalinema sp. FACHB-956 genomic region harbors:
- a CDS encoding alr0857 family protein, giving the protein MLKITYTETGVYLERLYYTLEELVSLRVSLAMRLGQRLCVEPGTATILLPLRYKNALSALDRETEIAYCVCDSEFLEVELHGTWIAQDVQIQDGVFITEVSDRAEYILMKLWRDSRDFLALPR; this is encoded by the coding sequence ATGCTGAAAATTACCTATACGGAAACGGGGGTCTATTTAGAGCGCCTCTATTACACCCTAGAAGAATTGGTCTCCTTGCGTGTGTCTTTGGCGATGCGCCTGGGACAACGGTTATGTGTCGAACCGGGAACGGCGACCATTCTTTTGCCTCTAAGATATAAAAATGCTCTGAGTGCCCTCGATCGGGAAACGGAGATCGCTTACTGTGTCTGTGATTCCGAATTTCTGGAAGTGGAACTCCACGGCACTTGGATTGCTCAGGATGTCCAGATTCAAGACGGCGTGTTTATTACAGAAGTCAGCGATCGGGCGGAATATATTCTGATGAAATTGTGGCGGGATTCGCGGGATTTCCTAGCCTTGCCGCGATGA
- a CDS encoding 2-succinylbenzoate--CoA ligase, translating into MTPLDLLRYRSIDPWLVGVDRTQLLEFAQERVDQLQVCDQTPDNLTDQPVIFLAERDPLRFLASFIAASSQPSALFLCNPDWRTQEWQQLYRLVKPTHVWSQVPEIPLAIQPGAIAPSDPLIAGQPRVSLPNSDRACSILIPTGGTSGQLRFAIHTWETLRASVLGMQAHFGVDHIHSLCVLPLYHVSGLMQFLRSLLTGGQLCIHDWKWLESGQLPPIAPEDFFLSLVPTQLQRLMQAEIDPAFLRSLRAILLGGAPAWEGLLQAARSRQWPIAPTYGMTETASQVATLKPVEFLAGKTGAGRPLPHAQITIHAPTGEPVPAGTVGTIAIHTRSRMVGYFPDRAIERDSDASNLKQFIPDDVGYLDNEGYLHLLGRASDKIITGGENVFPAEVEAVIRSTPWVQDVCVLGIDDPTWGQSVVAVYVPSQPEATAEAIQGAIAKQLSRYKQPKKWIALDQLPRNPQGKINRSVLRSLIAARLGNPANPATISSEYIPPDR; encoded by the coding sequence ATGACTCCCTTGGATCTTTTGAGGTACCGATCGATCGACCCCTGGCTGGTTGGGGTCGATCGGACACAACTTCTGGAATTCGCGCAGGAACGAGTTGACCAGCTTCAGGTCTGCGATCAAACACCAGATAACCTCACTGATCAACCTGTGATTTTTTTAGCGGAACGGGATCCTCTGCGGTTTCTGGCCAGCTTCATTGCCGCCAGTTCTCAGCCTAGCGCGCTCTTCCTGTGCAATCCCGATTGGCGCACCCAGGAATGGCAACAGCTGTATCGCTTGGTTAAGCCGACCCACGTCTGGAGCCAAGTGCCAGAAATCCCGTTGGCAATCCAGCCTGGGGCAATCGCTCCTTCAGATCCGCTGATCGCAGGTCAGCCCAGAGTTTCCCTGCCCAATTCTGACAGGGCTTGCTCCATCCTGATTCCCACGGGCGGTACCTCCGGGCAACTACGCTTTGCCATCCACACTTGGGAAACCCTGCGGGCCTCGGTGCTGGGTATGCAGGCCCACTTTGGCGTCGATCACATCCATTCCCTTTGCGTTTTGCCGCTGTATCACGTCAGCGGATTGATGCAGTTTTTACGATCGCTGCTGACCGGGGGACAACTGTGTATTCATGATTGGAAATGGTTGGAATCTGGCCAGCTTCCCCCGATCGCACCGGAGGATTTTTTCCTATCCCTTGTACCGACGCAACTGCAACGGTTGATGCAGGCAGAGATCGATCCGGCGTTTTTGCGATCGCTGCGGGCGATTCTCCTGGGGGGGGCTCCGGCCTGGGAAGGATTACTGCAAGCAGCCCGATCGCGGCAATGGCCGATCGCGCCCACCTACGGCATGACGGAAACTGCTTCCCAAGTGGCGACTCTGAAACCAGTGGAATTTCTGGCCGGGAAAACGGGCGCAGGCCGACCCTTGCCCCATGCCCAGATCACGATTCACGCCCCGACGGGCGAACCTGTGCCAGCGGGAACTGTGGGCACGATCGCGATTCATACCCGATCGCGCATGGTGGGTTATTTCCCCGATCGGGCGATCGAGCGCGATTCTGATGCGAGCAACCTCAAGCAATTCATTCCCGATGATGTCGGCTACTTGGATAACGAAGGTTACTTGCACCTCCTCGGACGGGCCAGCGACAAAATTATTACCGGGGGCGAAAATGTATTCCCTGCCGAAGTGGAAGCGGTGATTCGATCGACCCCATGGGTGCAGGATGTTTGCGTTTTGGGCATAGACGATCCCACTTGGGGCCAAAGCGTAGTTGCCGTGTATGTTCCCAGTCAGCCGGAAGCCACGGCAGAAGCCATCCAAGGGGCGATCGCGAAGCAGCTGAGTCGCTATAAACAGCCAAAAAAATGGATTGCCCTAGACCAACTGCCTCGCAACCCCCAAGGAAAAATTAATCGATCGGTTTTACGTTCCCTCATCGCGGCAAGGCTAGGAAATCCCGCGAATCCCGCCACAATTTCATCAGAATATATTCCGCCCGATCGCTGA
- a CDS encoding DUF4351 domain-containing protein, translating to MVRDAEIPKRYADKLVEVHRLSGDKAIVICHIEVQNDGESNFGARMYSYNYRLRDRYSCPVVSLAILTDDSRQWRPHGFQDELWGCSTKFRFPIVKLLDYEQDWSTLEASRNPFAVVTMAQLKTKETHNQPLARKDWRYRLTTMLYEQGYGEQDILELHNFWDWLMDLPEELERQFQIELKAFEEARQMKYVTTIERMAEERGERSILLRQLNRKFGALDDRTLDRINVLAIEQLESLGEALLDFGSIEDLTTWLDNQG from the coding sequence GTGGTGCGCGATGCAGAAATTCCCAAGCGCTATGCCGATAAGCTGGTTGAGGTACATCGCTTGAGCGGCGATAAGGCGATCGTCATTTGTCACATCGAAGTACAAAATGATGGAGAATCTAATTTTGGTGCAAGAATGTACAGCTACAATTACCGCCTGCGCGATCGTTATAGTTGTCCAGTAGTAAGTTTAGCGATTCTGACGGATGACAGCAGGCAGTGGCGACCGCATGGCTTTCAGGATGAACTGTGGGGCTGTTCAACTAAATTCCGGTTTCCGATCGTCAAGTTGCTGGATTATGAACAAGATTGGTCAACCCTGGAGGCGAGTCGCAATCCGTTTGCGGTGGTAACGATGGCACAACTGAAGACTAAGGAGACCCACAATCAGCCGCTGGCGCGAAAAGATTGGCGCTATCGGCTGACGACGATGCTCTATGAGCAAGGCTATGGTGAGCAGGATATACTGGAATTGCACAACTTCTGGGATTGGTTGATGGACTTGCCTGAAGAGCTAGAAAGGCAGTTCCAGATTGAGTTGAAAGCTTTTGAAGAGGCGCGGCAGATGAAGTACGTCACAACGATCGAGCGGATGGCTGAAGAGCGGGGTGAGAGATCAATTCTCCTCCGCCAACTAAACCGAAAGTTTGGCGCGCTTGACGATCGTACCCTTGATCGCATTAATGTCCTTGCGATCGAACAACTGGAATCCCTCGGTGAAGCATTGCTGGATTTCGGGTCGATCGAGGATCTGACAACCTGGCTAGATAATCAGGGGTAG
- a CDS encoding o-succinylbenzoate synthase encodes MFQFDFQPYRRSFKQPLQTSHGEWSVREGIIVRLIPPNGNAQLGEIAPLPWFGSETLEEALAFCRSLPSRISTSTIQAIPDRLPACQFGFESALLQRSSIPHTAIASAGLLPTGEAALGAWRSLYDQGFRVFKWKIGVTDLETELAWFEQLLGQVPPDVQLRLDANAGLTIDQAHQWLDHCAESPIEYLEQPLAIDQFDALLHLSQTYPTPIALDESIATLQQLQTCYHNGWRGIYVIKPAIVGFPSKLQAFCQHYSLDTVFSSVFETSIGRNAGIHLAIDCGTSRALGYGTDQWFDN; translated from the coding sequence ATGTTTCAGTTTGATTTTCAGCCCTACCGTCGATCGTTTAAGCAGCCATTACAAACGAGCCATGGTGAGTGGTCGGTGCGGGAAGGCATTATTGTTCGACTGATTCCGCCCAATGGGAATGCCCAGTTGGGAGAGATTGCGCCGCTGCCTTGGTTTGGGTCGGAAACGTTAGAAGAAGCATTGGCATTTTGCCGATCGCTCCCGTCCCGAATTTCCACATCAACCATTCAAGCCATTCCCGATCGATTACCGGCCTGCCAATTTGGGTTTGAGTCGGCACTGTTGCAGCGGTCTAGTATTCCGCATACTGCGATCGCATCGGCTGGATTGCTGCCCACGGGTGAAGCGGCGTTGGGGGCATGGCGATCGCTCTATGACCAGGGCTTTCGGGTCTTCAAATGGAAAATTGGGGTGACGGATCTGGAAACAGAACTGGCGTGGTTTGAGCAGCTTCTAGGGCAGGTTCCCCCTGATGTCCAACTGCGGCTAGATGCCAACGCGGGTTTGACGATCGATCAGGCTCACCAATGGTTAGATCACTGTGCGGAATCCCCGATCGAATACTTAGAACAACCGCTGGCGATCGATCAATTTGATGCGCTTTTACATCTCAGTCAAACCTATCCAACGCCGATTGCCCTGGATGAATCGATCGCGACCCTACAACAATTACAAACTTGTTATCACAACGGTTGGCGGGGAATTTACGTGATTAAGCCTGCGATCGTGGGGTTTCCTTCTAAGCTGCAAGCCTTTTGCCAGCACTATTCCCTAGATACGGTTTTTTCCTCGGTATTTGAAACGTCGATCGGTCGTAATGCAGGCATCCATCTAGCGATCGACTGTGGCACTTCCCGTGCGTTGGGATATGGGACGGATCAATGGTTCGACAATTGA
- the menA gene encoding 2-carboxy-1,4-naphthoquinone phytyltransferase, whose product MPPALSRRKLWWAAIKPPMYSVAIMPIWVGSAIAYAETRHLNALVFGLFLLSAVLILAWENLSNDVFDADTGVDVNKFNSVVNITGNKALIFWISNAFLALGLLGITAIAAMQRDFTVIGLILACCGIGYIYQGPPFRLSYKGVGEILCFFAFGPLAMSASYYSQTQTFSAVNLIASIVVGVITSVILFCSHFNQVKDDAAIGKLSPVVRLGSKRSAQLLQWVCGSVYAMIAIGVIAQAFPIGSLLSFLSIPVAYRLCKTILDNYNQPQRLTFCRLIAVEMHFWCGLLFGLGFLLPSL is encoded by the coding sequence ATGCCACCCGCGCTCAGTCGCCGCAAATTGTGGTGGGCTGCAATTAAGCCGCCGATGTATAGTGTGGCGATTATGCCCATTTGGGTCGGTTCCGCGATCGCCTATGCCGAAACCCGCCACTTAAATGCGTTGGTGTTTGGTCTGTTTTTGCTGTCTGCGGTGCTGATTTTGGCTTGGGAGAATCTCAGCAATGATGTGTTTGATGCAGATACGGGGGTCGATGTCAATAAATTCAATTCAGTGGTGAACATCACTGGCAACAAGGCGTTGATTTTTTGGATTTCTAACGCTTTTCTGGCCTTGGGGTTGTTGGGGATTACGGCGATCGCGGCGATGCAGCGAGATTTTACGGTGATTGGATTAATCCTGGCTTGCTGTGGGATTGGGTACATTTATCAAGGCCCACCCTTCCGCTTAAGTTACAAGGGGGTGGGGGAGATTCTCTGCTTTTTTGCCTTTGGGCCGTTGGCAATGTCGGCCAGTTACTACAGTCAAACCCAAACGTTTTCGGCGGTGAATTTAATCGCGTCGATCGTGGTTGGGGTGATTACGAGTGTGATCCTCTTTTGTTCCCACTTTAACCAAGTTAAGGATGATGCCGCGATCGGGAAATTATCCCCCGTGGTGCGGTTAGGCTCGAAGCGATCGGCGCAGTTGTTACAGTGGGTCTGTGGCAGTGTCTATGCCATGATTGCGATTGGTGTGATTGCCCAGGCATTTCCGATCGGTTCGCTGCTATCCTTCCTCAGCATTCCCGTGGCCTATCGGCTCTGCAAAACGATTCTGGACAATTATAATCAACCCCAGCGTTTGACCTTCTGTCGTTTGATTGCAGTGGAAATGCATTTTTGGTGTGGGTTATTGTTTGGCTTAGGATTTTTGCTACCTTCGTTGTAG
- a CDS encoding isochorismate synthase, with protein sequence MPVSPYSLDCFKTHRDLYNFLFACKQAFVNTSQIQLISISFSIPEVDPLAVLQTCVSPQERHFYFEKSGQQQALLAVGSVMQLELEGSDRFVQSRDFIQRLSQQITLVGDVDGPFAGAHFFCGFSFFAQSTAAGTAGSVLLPQWQVSRLGSQSTIVVNVLIDHRFDPQSQSTRIWQQIQAIQTATLDCDRWENNTIQSIHGVSSPEIFQTAVQQALQEIRDRKIAKIVLARAFDVVAATPFNLVASLHNLRRLYQDCYIFSSHQAQGVSAGQTFIGASPERLVTMQQHRLETDALAGSAPRGLTEAEDICLANQLLSSEKETHEHQLVIDFITQHMGNLGLQPKILTPRLLQLPNIQHLHTPITAEVPDAVHLLDILAELHPTPAVAGVPRELACRYIQQLEPFERSSYAAPIGWVDAQGNGEFAVGIRSAILQGRRARLFAGAGIVEGSNPDRELVEVQLKLQALLRALT encoded by the coding sequence ATGCCCGTTAGTCCTTATTCTCTAGACTGCTTCAAAACGCATCGTGATTTATATAACTTTCTTTTTGCGTGTAAGCAGGCATTTGTCAATACATCTCAAATTCAACTGATTAGTATTTCCTTTTCAATTCCTGAAGTTGATCCCCTGGCGGTCTTACAAACCTGCGTAAGCCCCCAGGAAAGACACTTTTATTTTGAGAAAAGCGGGCAGCAGCAGGCATTGCTGGCGGTCGGCTCGGTCATGCAGTTGGAGTTGGAAGGCAGCGATCGCTTCGTCCAATCCCGTGACTTCATTCAGCGACTGTCCCAGCAAATTACCCTGGTGGGCGATGTTGATGGGCCATTTGCAGGGGCGCACTTTTTTTGTGGCTTTTCCTTCTTTGCCCAATCCACCGCTGCCGGTACCGCTGGATCGGTGTTGTTGCCCCAGTGGCAAGTTTCTCGGCTCGGCTCCCAAAGCACGATCGTGGTCAATGTGTTAATCGACCATAGATTTGACCCCCAAAGCCAATCCACCCGGATCTGGCAACAAATTCAAGCCATCCAAACCGCCACCCTAGACTGCGATCGCTGGGAGAATAATACGATTCAGTCAATCCATGGCGTCAGTTCGCCAGAAATTTTCCAAACTGCTGTCCAGCAAGCCCTTCAGGAAATTCGCGATCGCAAAATTGCCAAAATTGTCCTAGCCCGTGCCTTTGATGTGGTTGCTGCAACTCCGTTTAACTTGGTTGCCTCCCTCCACAACCTGCGGCGGCTGTACCAGGACTGCTATATCTTTTCTAGCCACCAGGCCCAGGGGGTATCGGCAGGGCAAACCTTTATCGGGGCCAGTCCAGAACGCCTAGTGACCATGCAGCAACACCGGCTGGAAACCGATGCCTTAGCCGGTTCAGCCCCGCGTGGTCTCACCGAAGCTGAGGATATTTGTCTAGCCAACCAGCTACTCTCCAGCGAAAAAGAAACCCACGAGCATCAACTGGTGATCGATTTCATCACCCAGCACATGGGCAACCTGGGCTTGCAGCCTAAAATCCTGACACCGCGCCTGCTGCAATTGCCCAATATTCAACACTTACACACCCCGATTACCGCTGAGGTACCTGACGCAGTGCACCTGTTGGATATCTTGGCGGAGTTGCACCCGACCCCTGCCGTGGCTGGCGTGCCCCGCGAGTTGGCCTGTCGCTACATTCAGCAGTTAGAACCCTTTGAGCGATCGTCCTATGCAGCCCCGATCGGGTGGGTGGATGCCCAGGGCAACGGGGAATTCGCGGTGGGAATTCGATCGGCCATTTTGCAGGGGCGGCGGGCGCGATTGTTTGCGGGGGCGGGAATTGTGGAAGGGTCAAATCCCGATCGGGAACTGGTGGAAGTTCAGCTAAAATTGCAGGCTTTGCTGCGGGCACTGACCTAG
- the menD gene encoding 2-succinyl-5-enolpyruvyl-6-hydroxy-3-cyclohexene-1-carboxylic-acid synthase yields MASIPVLDLRNLDTRNLNTLWSSVLVETLVRCGLRTAIVCPGSRSAPLAVAFAQHPSVEAIPVLDERSASFFALGIAKRTHRPVALVCTSGTAGANFYPAVIEARESQVPLLVLTADRPPELRDCNAGQAIDQQKLFGSYPNTACELATPALDLFLLQYLRQRMAQSYYQAQYPVPGPVHINVPLRDPLAPIEQPEAAAFAEQIPSNFFDHLTAPITAPTEQQLGQRSGQRSLTEEFYRGTSLLNLTPELAAWSGKRGVIVAGVAQPEHPQVYCQAIARLATRLEFPVLAEGLSPLRNYASLNPYLVSTYDSILRHPDWADRLQPEVVLRVGDMPTSKVLREWLSVTQPQQWVIDPIDRSRDPLHSRTIPIPMTIPEFVMQLGLDEAIAGAIEQQPLLHDRAYLQDWLLAEQQTRSAIDQAMAQISPLFEGKVAWCLSQILPQGTPLFIANSMPVRDVEYFWQPNDRQIQPFVNRGANGIDGTLSTALGVAQGNQPAVMLTGDLSLLHDTNGFLLRQYFQGHLTIVVVNNNGGGIFGMLPIAQFDPPFEAFFATPQHIDFAQLCQTYGIEHETITDWHHLEQQLKGLPDRGIRVLEVPCDRAQDGGWRRTLLNPME; encoded by the coding sequence ATGGCCTCAATCCCTGTGCTTGACTTGCGGAATCTTGATACTCGGAATCTCAATACGCTGTGGTCGTCGGTTTTGGTGGAAACCCTGGTGCGATGCGGGCTGAGGACGGCGATCGTCTGTCCAGGATCCCGATCGGCTCCTTTGGCGGTGGCCTTTGCCCAGCATCCCAGCGTGGAGGCCATTCCGGTCTTGGATGAGCGATCGGCCAGCTTTTTTGCCCTGGGCATTGCCAAACGAACCCATCGCCCCGTAGCGTTGGTTTGCACGTCCGGCACAGCGGGGGCGAATTTCTATCCAGCGGTGATTGAGGCGCGGGAAAGCCAAGTGCCGCTGCTGGTGCTGACCGCCGATCGGCCTCCGGAACTGCGGGATTGCAATGCGGGGCAGGCGATCGATCAACAGAAATTATTTGGCTCCTATCCCAACACCGCCTGCGAATTGGCCACTCCTGCCTTAGACCTCTTCCTGCTGCAATACCTGCGGCAACGTATGGCCCAGAGCTATTACCAAGCCCAGTATCCGGTTCCGGGGCCAGTCCATATTAATGTTCCTCTGCGGGATCCCCTTGCCCCGATCGAACAACCGGAGGCCGCCGCCTTTGCCGAGCAGATTCCCTCGAATTTTTTTGATCACCTAACGGCTCCAATAACGGCTCCAACAGAACAGCAATTGGGGCAACGATCGGGACAGCGATCGCTCACCGAGGAATTCTATCGAGGAACGAGTTTACTGAATTTAACCCCTGAATTGGCGGCTTGGTCTGGCAAACGGGGCGTTATCGTTGCAGGGGTGGCACAGCCGGAACATCCCCAGGTCTACTGTCAGGCGATCGCGCGCTTGGCGACAAGGTTGGAGTTTCCGGTGCTGGCGGAAGGCTTATCCCCCCTGCGGAATTATGCAAGCTTGAACCCCTATCTCGTTTCCACCTACGACAGCATTTTGCGCCATCCCGATTGGGCCGATCGCCTGCAACCAGAGGTGGTGCTTCGGGTGGGGGATATGCCAACCAGTAAAGTGCTGCGGGAATGGCTCAGTGTTACCCAACCGCAACAGTGGGTGATTGACCCGATCGATCGTTCCCGCGATCCGCTCCACAGCAGGACGATTCCCATCCCGATGACCATTCCAGAATTTGTGATGCAGTTAGGATTAGACGAAGCGATCGCAGGGGCGATCGAGCAACAGCCTCTGCTCCACGATCGCGCCTATCTTCAGGATTGGCTGCTTGCCGAACAGCAGACGCGATCGGCGATCGACCAAGCCATGGCGCAAATTTCTCCCCTGTTTGAAGGCAAGGTGGCTTGGTGTCTATCGCAAATTCTGCCGCAGGGCACACCGTTATTCATCGCCAACAGTATGCCCGTGCGGGATGTGGAGTATTTCTGGCAACCCAACGATCGGCAGATTCAACCCTTCGTCAATCGCGGCGCTAACGGCATCGATGGGACTTTATCCACTGCATTGGGCGTTGCCCAGGGGAACCAACCCGCCGTAATGCTGACGGGCGATTTATCGCTGTTGCACGATACCAATGGTTTTCTGTTACGCCAATATTTCCAAGGCCACTTGACGATCGTGGTGGTCAACAACAACGGGGGCGGCATTTTTGGTATGTTGCCGATCGCCCAGTTCGATCCGCCCTTTGAAGCCTTTTTCGCGACTCCGCAACATATCGACTTTGCCCAGCTTTGCCAGACCTACGGCATTGAGCACGAAACCATTACCGACTGGCACCATCTAGAGCAACAGCTTAAGGGGCTACCCGATCGGGGCATTCGAGTGCTGGAAGTGCCCTGCGATCGGGCCCAGGATGGGGGATGGCGCAGAACATTACTCAATCCCATGGAGTAA
- a CDS encoding outer membrane beta-barrel protein has protein sequence MKLSLKAIAFASVSALLVGSTVAASSASAQPVPFNGSYVGAGVSGSVTGGGAGNDGPNFGGNVQGRFAVPNAPVSVRGTVLFNGNNSAIVPTLTYDYAVAKNTNVYAGAGYSFVQKDGTNSPLGNRDTAVLNVGVESQVAKGVVVYSDAKYGIKGYESGKPSVGLSAGVGLQF, from the coding sequence ATGAAACTCTCTCTAAAAGCCATTGCCTTTGCTAGTGTGTCCGCTCTGTTGGTCGGCTCCACAGTCGCCGCAAGTTCCGCTTCTGCCCAGCCGGTTCCGTTTAATGGTAGCTACGTGGGCGCTGGGGTCTCCGGTAGCGTGACGGGCGGGGGGGCTGGCAATGATGGCCCTAACTTTGGTGGAAACGTGCAAGGTCGGTTTGCGGTTCCCAATGCGCCGGTTTCCGTCCGGGGTACGGTGTTGTTCAATGGCAACAACAGCGCGATTGTGCCGACGCTGACCTATGACTACGCCGTAGCCAAAAATACCAACGTCTACGCCGGTGCTGGGTATTCCTTTGTGCAAAAAGATGGCACCAATTCCCCCTTGGGGAATCGAGACACCGCCGTTCTGAATGTGGGTGTGGAATCCCAAGTCGCTAAAGGTGTGGTCGTCTACAGCGATGCTAAATACGGGATTAAGGGCTACGAAAGTGGCAAGCCTTCTGTGGGTCTGAGCGCAGGGGTGGGCCTGCAATTCTAA
- a CDS encoding alpha-ketoacid dehydrogenase subunit beta → MAETLLFNALREAIDEEMARDPSVLVMGEDVGHYGGSYKVTKDLYEKYGELRLLDTPIAENSFTGMAVGAAMTGLRPIIEGMNMGFLLLAFNQISNNAGMLRYTSGGNFKIPMVIRGPGGVGRQLGAEHSQRLETYFQAVPGLKIVACSTPYNAKGLLKAAIRDDNPVLFFEHVLLYNLKEDLPSGEYICPLNKAEIVRPGKDVTILTYSRMRYHCLQAVKTLEKEGFDPELIDLISLKPLDFDTIGESIKKTHRVVIVEEGMKTGGIAAELIASINDRFFDELDAPVIRLSSQDIPTPYNGTLENLTIVQPPQIVEAVKKITGKQF, encoded by the coding sequence ATGGCAGAAACGCTTTTATTCAACGCACTTCGAGAAGCGATCGACGAAGAAATGGCGCGTGACCCCAGCGTGTTGGTCATGGGCGAGGACGTGGGTCATTACGGCGGATCCTACAAAGTCACCAAGGATCTCTATGAGAAGTACGGCGAATTGCGCCTTCTTGACACGCCTATTGCAGAAAATAGTTTCACTGGAATGGCCGTCGGTGCAGCCATGACCGGGCTGCGTCCCATCATCGAAGGGATGAACATGGGCTTCCTGCTGCTGGCGTTTAACCAAATTTCCAACAACGCTGGGATGCTGCGCTACACCTCCGGCGGTAACTTCAAAATTCCCATGGTCATCCGGGGGCCTGGTGGGGTGGGTCGGCAGTTGGGGGCAGAGCACTCCCAGCGGCTAGAAACCTACTTCCAAGCAGTACCAGGGTTGAAAATTGTGGCTTGTTCCACGCCCTATAACGCCAAGGGGTTGCTGAAAGCGGCCATTCGGGATGACAACCCCGTGCTGTTTTTCGAGCACGTGCTGCTCTACAACTTGAAGGAAGATCTGCCCAGCGGTGAGTACATTTGCCCGTTGAATAAGGCGGAAATCGTGCGTCCCGGTAAGGATGTGACGATTCTGACCTATTCCCGGATGCGTTACCACTGCCTGCAAGCGGTGAAGACCCTGGAAAAAGAAGGGTTCGATCCAGAACTGATCGACCTCATTTCCTTGAAACCTTTGGACTTTGACACGATCGGGGAATCGATCAAGAAAACCCATCGCGTCGTCATTGTTGAAGAAGGCATGAAAACGGGCGGGATTGCCGCTGAACTGATTGCGTCGATCAACGATCGCTTCTTTGATGAACTGGATGCTCCGGTGATTCGCCTTTCTTCTCAGGACATCCCCACGCCCTACAACGGCACTTTGGAAAACCTGACGATCGTCCAGCCGCCCCAAATTGTGGAAGCGGTGAAAAAGATTACGGGCAAGCAGTTCTAG
- the secD gene encoding protein translocase subunit SecD, with protein MGRQRWLLGVIVALVAASVFTLTQIPIKLGLDLQGGSQLTIQVKPTEDIKTIGARELEAVQMVIDRRINGLGVSEPVVQTVGQDQVLVQLPGVTDPEQAERVLGGTAQLEFREQRQGTEGIFQAEYQNNRILQTQVQELRKVKGDPKALEDLQTRLKASNKALLELFDKSGIVGKNLQDAFAASPPGGNVWVVDIRFDTEGGNKFAEMTKRLAGTGRSIGIFLDDGLISAPIVGPEHAATGITGGGATITGNFTAQSAQELAIQLKGGSLPVPIEIVENRTVGATLGRDSIERSIYAGVGGLLLVLAFMVLYYRLPGAIAAISLMIYSILSIAAFDLLGVTLTLPGIAGFILSIGMAVDANVLIFERTREELRAGKTLYRSVESGFYRAFSSILDSNVTTLIACAALFWLGSGLVKGFALTLALGVVVSMFTAITCSRTLLMTALNVQAFRKPSWYCPGLTSTTNSSKVEAAS; from the coding sequence ATGGGAAGGCAACGTTGGTTATTAGGAGTCATTGTGGCGCTCGTGGCAGCGTCGGTCTTTACCTTGACTCAAATCCCCATTAAGCTCGGTCTCGACTTGCAAGGGGGATCACAGCTCACAATTCAGGTGAAACCCACGGAAGACATTAAGACCATTGGCGCACGGGAATTGGAAGCCGTGCAAATGGTCATCGATCGCCGGATTAACGGTCTGGGTGTTTCGGAACCCGTCGTGCAAACTGTGGGTCAGGATCAAGTCCTGGTGCAACTCCCCGGTGTCACGGATCCTGAACAGGCAGAACGGGTTCTTGGGGGCACGGCGCAGCTAGAGTTCCGGGAACAACGCCAGGGTACGGAAGGGATCTTCCAAGCGGAATACCAAAATAATCGGATTCTGCAAACCCAAGTCCAGGAACTGCGCAAAGTTAAAGGCGATCCCAAAGCCTTAGAAGATTTACAAACTCGCCTCAAGGCCAGTAATAAAGCCCTTTTAGAATTGTTTGATAAATCGGGAATTGTCGGTAAAAATCTGCAAGATGCCTTTGCGGCATCTCCCCCTGGTGGCAACGTTTGGGTCGTGGACATCCGGTTTGACACCGAAGGTGGCAACAAATTCGCCGAGATGACCAAACGGCTGGCGGGCACAGGACGTAGTATTGGTATTTTCCTGGATGATGGTCTGATTAGTGCCCCGATCGTGGGACCAGAACACGCGGCAACGGGGATCACTGGTGGTGGTGCAACGATTACGGGCAACTTTACGGCCCAGTCAGCCCAGGAACTCGCGATTCAACTCAAGGGTGGCTCCCTGCCAGTGCCGATCGAAATTGTTGAGAACCGCACCGTCGGCGCAACCCTAGGCCGAGACAGTATTGAGCGCAGTATCTATGCCGGAGTGGGCGGCCTCCTCTTGGTTTTGGCCTTTATGGTGCTGTACTACCGACTGCCGGGTGCGATCGCAGCGATTTCGCTGATGATTTACTCAATTTTGTCGATCGCCGCCTTTGATCTGTTGGGTGTGACCCTCACCTTGCCTGGGATCGCCGGATTCATTCTCAGTATTGGGATGGCCGTAGATGCCAACGTGCTGATCTTTGAACGCACCCGTGAAGAACTGCGGGCGGGCAAAACCCTGTACCGATCGGTGGAGTCGGGATTCTATCGCGCCTTCTCCAGCATTCTCGACAGTAACGTCACCACGTTGATCGCCTGCGCTGCGCTCTTTTGGTTGGGTTCCGGTTTGGTCAAAGGGTTTGCCTTAACCCTTGCCCTAGGGGTGGTCGTGAGTATGTTTACTGCGATTACCTGTAGCCGCACCCTGTTAATGACTGCACTGAATGTACAAGCCTTCCGCAAGCCTTCTTGGTATTGCCCCGGTCTTACTTCGACAACGAATTCTTCTAAGGTGGAGGCTGCATCATGA